The Comamonas piscis region TGCGGCGGCAGACAACAACCCCATCCGCGATGACGACACCATGCTGGCGGTGGCGCCGCTCAACCACATTGCGGGCATGCTGATCGGCCTCAATGTCACCCTCTACACCGGCATCCCCTGCGTGCTGCTGTACCGCTTTGACCCCGTGCAGGTGCTGCAGGCACTGGCACGCTACCGGGTGACCTGGTGGTACAGCGTGGCCAGCATGAATGCGGCGGTGATGCAGGTGGAAGGCGCGCGCGACTACGACCTCAGCGGACTGCGCATCAACCCCAGCACCAGTTTTGGCATCACCATCAACCAGGCGCTGGCCGAGCAGTGGCGCGGCTTTGCACCGCAGTGCCAGCTGTTCGAGGTGACCTACGGCATGTCCGAAACCCACACCTGGGACACCTCGATGCCCGTCGATGCCATCAAATGGGGCGCGCATGGCATTCCCATCAAAGGGGTGGAATGCCGCGTGATCGATGCCGGCACCGGCCAGGACCTGCCCGCCGGCCAGGTGGGCGAGCTGGTCTTGCGCAGCCCGGGCAACTTCAAGGGCTACTGGAACAAGCCCGAGGCCACGGCCAGCACCTTGAAGGACGGCTGGGTGCATACCGGCGACATGGCCAAGATCGACAGCGATGGCTACCTGACCTTTGCCGGCCGCTTCAAGGAGATGATCAAGGTATCGGGCTACAGCGTCTTCCCGGAAGAGGTCGAGTCCATCATGATCAAGCACCCTTCGGTAGCGCAGGTGGCGGTGATCGGCATTGACGATGCGCACAAGGGCCAGGCAGTCAAGGCCGTCGTCATTGCGCGCAGGGACGCGCCGGCGGTGAGCGCGCAGCAGCTGATCGACTGGTGCCGCGAACAGATGTCGGTCTACAAGGCGCCCCGGGAGATCGAGTTTCGGGAGGCGCTACCCACCACAGGCACCGGCAAGGTACTGCGGCGCCTGCTGAAGGAGCCGCAGAAAGCGAGCGCCGCATGAGCGCCGCCACCCACCCCGTGGCAGCGCTGGACAAGCCGGCGCTGCTGGCGCTGTTGCAGCGCGATGGCGAACTGGTCACCGAGCGCCTGGCGCACTGGGCGCGCACCAAGGGCGACCAGCTCTTCTACCTGTATGGCGAAGACGATGTGCGCCTGAGCTATGCCGAGTTTGACCGTATCACCGATGCCATCGCCGGCAACCTGGCCGCTGCCGGCATCGGCCGGGGCATGCCGGTGTCGGTGTTCATGCGCAACCAGCTCATCAGCGCGCTGGCGATGTTTGGCATCTGGAAGGCTGGCGCCATCTTTGCGCCAATCAATTTTGGGCTGACCGAGCGCCTGCTGGCCTACCAGATTGGCGACACCCAGCCGGTGATGCTGCTGGCCGAACGCGCGCTGGTGCCGGCCCTCAATGCCATCGCTGAGGAACTGGGCCGGGTCGCCCCGCTGGCCCAGGTGGTGGTCTACGAGCCGCCCGCCGGCAGCCATGATGCGGTGGCGGACGGCATGGCCTATAGCGGCCTGCATGGGGAGACGGCATGGGCCGCGCTGCTGCAGCCCGCAGCCAAGCCGGATGTGGTCCTGGCTTTTGACGACCTCTGCAACATCATCTACACCTCCGGCACCACCGGGCCATCGAAAGGCGTGGTGCAAAGCCACCGCTGGATGAACCAGTACACCTATTTGTTCCGTCAGATGCTCAATGGCCATGACGTGGTCTACAACGACCTGCCGATGTACCACGTGGGTGGCGCCGTGTTCAATGTGGTGCGGGCGGTGTGGGCCGGCAGCGGCCTGGCCTGCTGGGACCGCTTCAGCCCCAATGACTTCTGGCGCCGCATTGCCGTCAGTGGCGCCACCAGTGCGGTGCTGGTGGACACGATGATCTCCTGGCTGGCCAAGGCAGCGCCAGCAGCCACCGACCACCACAACAGCCTCAACAAGGTCTACATGCAGCCGCTGCCCCAGCGCCATGCGGAGATTGCGCGCCGCTTTGGCTTTGACTTTGTGACGGCCGGCTTTGGCCAAACGGAGTCGGGCATGTCCTGCTTCACGGTCATCGAAGAGACGGATGCCAGCTGCGAATCCCCGCCCGCCTACCGGCGTGGGCAAACGCGTGAGGCGATCCGCGCGCATGCAGCCGCGCTGGGCGTGGAGCTGCTGGCACCTGCGCAAGCCAACCAGGTGGGCAAGGGCTACCTGGGCCATCCTTGCCTGTTTGTGGAGGCGGCCGTGCTGGATGAGCGCGATGGCGAATGCGCGGTGGGCGTGGCCGGGCAGCTGGCTTTTCGGTCGAAGCTGCCCTACTACCTGTTGGTGGAATACCTGGGCAAGCCCCAGGCCACTGCCAAGGCCTTTCGCAACCTCTG contains the following coding sequences:
- a CDS encoding AMP-binding protein gives rise to the protein MTPIAYRQQEKPLHEYLRQHARTQPDKPAFIWYGSAISWALLDQMSDTFAHQLQQRGVVKGDRVALFMQNCPQYVIAHIGIQKLGAVVGPCSPLFKGHELEYQLSDLGAKVIVAADVLYEIVQTARPKTAIDHVFLTHYADLLPAQPTIDLPAEIDTPKRHIEGTTDLMDCLRKPQPAPDVGALDMDDVALMTYTSGTTGLPKGAMLTYRNALFKAHAAADNNPIRDDDTMLAVAPLNHIAGMLIGLNVTLYTGIPCVLLYRFDPVQVLQALARYRVTWWYSVASMNAAVMQVEGARDYDLSGLRINPSTSFGITINQALAEQWRGFAPQCQLFEVTYGMSETHTWDTSMPVDAIKWGAHGIPIKGVECRVIDAGTGQDLPAGQVGELVLRSPGNFKGYWNKPEATASTLKDGWVHTGDMAKIDSDGYLTFAGRFKEMIKVSGYSVFPEEVESIMIKHPSVAQVAVIGIDDAHKGQAVKAVVIARRDAPAVSAQQLIDWCREQMSVYKAPREIEFREALPTTGTGKVLRRLLKEPQKASAA
- a CDS encoding class I adenylate-forming enzyme family protein, with translation MSAATHPVAALDKPALLALLQRDGELVTERLAHWARTKGDQLFYLYGEDDVRLSYAEFDRITDAIAGNLAAAGIGRGMPVSVFMRNQLISALAMFGIWKAGAIFAPINFGLTERLLAYQIGDTQPVMLLAERALVPALNAIAEELGRVAPLAQVVVYEPPAGSHDAVADGMAYSGLHGETAWAALLQPAAKPDVVLAFDDLCNIIYTSGTTGPSKGVVQSHRWMNQYTYLFRQMLNGHDVVYNDLPMYHVGGAVFNVVRAVWAGSGLACWDRFSPNDFWRRIAVSGATSAVLVDTMISWLAKAAPAATDHHNSLNKVYMQPLPQRHAEIARRFGFDFVTAGFGQTESGMSCFTVIEETDASCESPPAYRRGQTREAIRAHAAALGVELLAPAQANQVGKGYLGHPCLFVEAAVLDERDGECAVGVAGQLAFRSKLPYYLLVEYLGKPQATAKAFRNLWFHTGDSALRHADGSLSFVDRMGDRIRVRGENISSFHIEDMLNQYPAVEMTAAFAIPAHEGDEDDVVVYVVAREQQVIDRQAMHDWCDSKMPKFMRPQHIRVVPQFPRTLTQKIEKFKLKAMILAELQGQTPTQETATPPAKEHRMT